DNA from Parageobacillus thermoglucosidasius:
GCTGATCGGGATGGTTTTTGTAGCCATCGTGCTTTTATTTATATTAACTGGAGTTAAGGCGAAAGCCGAGGAAAAAAGGTTCAATGGTTGCACATAAAAAAAGACTGCTGGCGAATGCAGCAGTCTCGGTTATTTTTCAAAATCATATTCTCGTTTTGCTTTGCGCCCCCGGACGGAATAGCGCTCGTACCATTGCTGTTTTCCTTTTTCTTGGGCAATTTTGTGCGCTGCATTTTCCTTCCATTGTTGAATCGCTGCAAGAGAGTCCCAGTATGAAACGGTGATGCCGGCAATAAGCATGCGCAGCTCGATCGTTAGCACAGGACCGATGGCAGGGGAGGCGATGCGCATAAATAAAAAAGAGGCTCCCCATAAAGCCGCAAGCAGAAAAAGTGCAGTGATCTTTTTTGTGTTCATCTTCGTCTCTCCCAAGTAAATTTTTTCTAAATGATATCATCATTTTTTATTGATAGATGATGGAGGATCATATGGACAGCGCTTAT
Protein-coding regions in this window:
- a CDS encoding antibiotic biosynthesis monooxygenase family protein, which codes for MNTKKITALFLLAALWGASFLFMRIASPAIGPVLTIELRMLIAGITVSYWDSLAAIQQWKENAAHKIAQEKGKQQWYERYSVRGRKAKREYDFEK